One Setaria viridis chromosome 3, Setaria_viridis_v4.0, whole genome shotgun sequence DNA window includes the following coding sequences:
- the LOC117849649 gene encoding uncharacterized protein encodes MASRAIIRRRKYLLDHVNTPILSSSPFSTFQRGRSGLEVEPRTAQKFLEQSSGDSKCEKEQCSVNLIKKDLLGLGNGFLQRPAHVISLSHRGIGRNEFGLPMGARSLLQSVRTASTATAGQPKMDMDDEQSEDQKQNKKKKEASPEECDQAVEGLSTAKAKAKAKQVQESLKAGQSVMQKFWARILGIGPALRAVASMSRADWAAKLKHWKDEFISTLQHYWLGTKLLWADAKISSRLLVKLAGGKSLSRRERQQLTRTTADIFRLVPFAVFIIVPFMEFLLPVFLKLFPNMLPSTFQDKMKEQEALKRKLKARMEYAKFLQDTAKEMAKEVQTSRSGETKQTAEDLDEFLNKVRRGERVSNDEILNFAKLFNDELTLDNMSRPRLVNMCKYMGIQPFGTDNYLRFMLRKKLQDIKNDDKMIQAEGLESLSEEELRQACRERGHLGLLSTEEMRQQLRDWLDLSLNHAMPSSLLILSRAFTVSGRMKPEEAVVATLSSLPDEVVDTVGTVLPSEDSVSERRRKLEFLEMQEELIKEEEKKKEKEEKAKQKREEEAKLKEREAAEEDLALKEMTDATAREELRKAKEHDKEKLCNISRALAVLASASSVSKERQEFLSLVNKEIELYNSMLEKEGTEGEEEAKKAYFAAREEPDHDAEVAAEEKVSSALIEKVDAMLQELEKEIDDVDAEIGNRLQLLDRDHDGKVTPEEVAAAAAYLKDTIGKEGVQELISNLSKDKEGKILVEDIVRLASQTEEHNEEEEEARQ; translated from the exons ATGGCTTCAAGGGCAATCATTAGGAGAAGGAAGTATCTCTTGGATCATGTTAACACACCCATCCTCTCATCTTCCCCCTTCTCTACCTTCCAACGTGGAAGATCTGGTTTGGAGGTTGAGCCAAGAACAGCACAGAAGTTTCTAGAGCAAAGCTCTGGGGATTCCAAATGTGAGAAGGAGCAATGCAGTGTGAATTTGATCAAGAAGGATCTGCTAGGTCTTGGTAATGGGTTTCTGCAACGTCCAGCTCATGTGATTTCTCTTTCTCATCGTGGAATCGGAAGGAATGAGTTTGGGCTGCCCATGGGAGCTAGATCTTTGTTGCAGTCAGTGCGCACAGCATCAACCGCTACTGCAGGGCAACCTAAGATGGATATGGATGATGAACAGAGTGAGGACCAGAAGcagaataaaaagaaaaaggaggcaTCCCCAGAAGAATGCGATCAGGCTGTGGAAGGCTTAAGCACTGCAAAAGCTAAAGCTAAAGCTAAGCAGGTACAAGAATCTCTGAAGGCTGGCCAGTCAGTTATGCAGAAATTTTGGGCAAGAATTCTTGGCATCGGTCCTGCTCTCCGAGCTGTTGCTTCAATGAGCAG GGCTGATTGGGCTGCAAAGCTTAAGCATTGGAAGGATGAATTCATTTCGACACTGCAGCATTATTGGTTGGGGACAAAGCTACTCTGGGCAGATGCTAAGATTTCATCAAGATTGCTGGTGAAGCTTGCTGGCGGGAAGAGCCTTTCTAGAAGAGAGAGACAACAGCTAACCCGCACAACAGCTGATATCTTCAGGCTGGTACCATTCGCTGTGTTCATCATTGTTCCATTCATGGAGTTCTTACTACCGGTGTTCCTCAAGTTGTTTCCAAACATGCTGCCGTCAACTTTCCAGGACAAAATGAAAGAACAG GAAGCGTTAAAAAGGAAACTGAAAGCAAGGATGGAGTATGCAAAATTTTTGCAAGATACTGCAAAAGAAATGGCAAAGGAAGTGCAAACTTCGCGTAGTGGAGAAACAAAACAGACAGCTGAAGATCTGGACGAATTTTTGAACAAG GTTAGGAGAGGTGAACGCGTCTCTAATGATGAAATCTTGAATTTTGCGAAGCTGTTCAATGATGAACTTACTCTGGATAACATGAGCAG ACCACGCTTGGTAAATATGTGCAAATATATGGGTATCCAGCCATTTGGTACAGACAACTACTTGAGGTTCATGCTTCGCAAAAAACTGCAAGA CATTAAGAATGATGATAAGATGATTCAAGCTGAGGGACTTGAATCTCTTTCTGAAGAAGAGCTTCGGCAAGCCTGCCGGGAACGTGGTCACCTTGGCCTGCTGTCAACTGAAGAGATGCGCCAACAG CTCCGAGACTGGTTGGACCTCTCACTAAACCATGCTATGCCATCTTCACTTCTAATACTTTCAAG AGCTTTTACTGTGTCTGGGAGAATGAAGCCTGAGGAGGCTGTTGTTGCAACACTATCTTCTCTACCAGATGAAGTTGTGGATACAGTTGGGACAGTATTGCCATCTGAGGATTCAGTTTCTGAGAGGAGAAGAAAATTGGAATTCCTTGAGATGCAGGAAGAGCTTATCAAG gaggaagagaagaagaaagagaaagaagaaaaggcaaaacaaaagagagaagaggaggcaaAGCTGAAAGAACGAGAGGCTGCTGAAGAAGATTTAGCGTTGAAGGAAATGACTGATGCTACTGCTAGGGAAGAACTGAGAAAAGCAAAAGAACATGACAAGGAAAAGCTCTGTAATATCAGCCGTGCATTGGCTGTGCTTGCATCTGCCTCT TCTGTTAGCAAAGAGCGTCAAGAGTTCCTGAGCCTTGTCAACAAGGAG ATAGAGCTATATAACTCCATGCTCGAGAAAGAGGGTActgaaggcgaagaagaagctAAGAAAGCATATTTTGCTGCTAGGGAAGAGCCAGACCATGATGCTGAGGTTGCTGCAGAAGAAAAGGTCTCATCAGCGCTGATTGAGAAG GTTGATGCTATGCTTCAAGAATTAGAAAAGGAGATTGATGATGTGGATGCAGAAATTGGAAACCGCTTGCAACTGCTTGATAG GGACCATGATGGCAAGGTGACTCCCGAggaggtggccgccgcggctgccTATCTCAAGGACACCATTGGAAAGGAAGGCGTGCaagagctcatcagcaacctttCCAAGGACAAAG AAGGAAAGATCCTGGTGGAAGATATTGTGAGGCTAGCATCGCAAACAGAGGAACAcaacgaggaggaagaggaagctcGGCAGTAG
- the LOC117847229 gene encoding uncharacterized protein, with the protein MASTLTAAFAILVVIAVAVQPARGAQLACEELPPDVCAFAVSSGGRRCVLERTPEGAHRCQTSAVGGARGLAAGWVETDACVRACGVDRAALGLPVASAAAEDRRTLRALCSPACWDGCPNVVDLYATLAAAEGMSLPALCEAQKKAANRRMMMAGMAPVGAPVVAPAAPPVVAPPVAPPVAEPPVVAPPPCEEW; encoded by the exons ATGGCTTCCACTCTCACCGCCGCGTTCGCCATTCTCGTCGTCATCGCCGTCGCTGTGCAGCCGGCTCGTG GTGCCCAGCTGGCGTGCGAGGAGCTGCCGCCGGACGTGTGCGCGTTCGCGGTATcgtcgggcgggcggcggtgcgtGCTGGAGCGCACGCCGGAGGGCGCACACCGGTGCCAGACgtcggcggtgggcggcgcgcggggcctgGCCGCCGGGTGGGTGGAGACCGACGCCTGCGTGCGCGCCTGCGGGGTGGACCGCGCCGCGCTGGGCCTCCCCGTGGCCAGCGCCGCGGCCGAGGACCGCCGCACCCTCCGGGCGCTCTGCTCGCCGGCGTGCTGGGACGGGTGCCCCAATGTCGTCGACCTCTacgccaccctcgccgccgctgaaG GTATGTCGCTGCCGGCGCTCTGCGAGGCgcagaagaaggccgccaaccGCCGCATGATGATGGCCGGTATGGCTCCAGTCGGCGCTCCGGTCGTGGCTCCGGCCGCGCCCCCGGTCGTGGCTCCTCCGGTCGCGCCTCCGGTGGCTGAGCCTCCGGTGGTTGCGCCGCCTCCATGCGAGGAATGGTGA
- the LOC117848924 gene encoding uncharacterized protein, giving the protein MVGGGEQSPIEPDAEDLERGERRRDAPEFADGGDGDEEESQYFSDAEDRSWPSHSRHDSTAYEDYISPCASARASSVDAEADADGEAAGEHCRKSSCVSEGSLDDIDLEAGLGEIIKASPEKSEQNCRICHLGLESAAAESGAGITLGCSCKGDLSYAHKQCADTWFKIRGNKICEICSSTVSNVVVLGDPEFSDQWSETNNVAAVQAPPAETRRFWQGHRFLNFLLACMVFAFVISWLFHFNVPG; this is encoded by the exons ATGGTGGGCGGCGGAGAGCAGTCGCCGATCGAACCCGATGCCGAAGACCTcgagcgcggcgagcggcgtCGTGACGCGCCTGAGTtcgcggacggcggcgacggggacgagGAAGAAAGCCAGTACTTCTCGGACGCGGAGGACCGGTCGTGGCCGTCGCACTCGCGCCACGACTCCACCGCCTACGAGGACTATATCTCGCCGTGCGCGTCCGCCCGCGCGAGCTCCGTCGACGCAGAGGCtgacgccgacggcgaggccgccggGGAGCATTGCAGGAAGTCGTCCTGCGTGTCGGAGGGCTCACTGGACGACATCGACCTGGAGGCCGGACTGGGCGAGATCATCAAGGCCAGCCCCGAGAAGTCCGAGCAGAACTGCCGCATTTGCCACCTCGGCCtggagagcgcggcggccgAGTCCGGCGCCGGTATCACGCTCGGCTGCTCCTGCAAGGGCGACCTGTCCTACGCCCACAAGCAGTGCGCCGACACCTGGTTCAAGATCAGAGGCAACAA gATCTGCGAGATATGTAGCTCAACTGTAAGCAATGTGGTAGTTTTGGGTGATCCGGAGTTCAGCGACCAGTGGAGTGAAACGAACAATGTAGCTGCTGTGCAAGCACCACCAGCTGAAACCCGGAGGTTCTGGCAAGGGCACCGGTTCCTCAACTTCCTCCTTGCCTGCATGGTGTTCGCCTTTGTCATCTCTTGGCTCTTCCACTTCAATGTCCCCGGCTAA